CCGTTTGCGCCGCTGAACGTGGTGATTCTGCTGCGCGACGCAGAGGCAGACGCGCCTGATCTGGCGACATTGCCTATGTTCGGGATTCCCGATGCGGCATTTCTCAGTTTTGGCGATCGCCCCGGCCTGATGACCAAGCGCGATGTCCGGGTGCTGGCGCTAGCAGAACTGGCGCTACAACCGGGGCAAGTAGTGTGGGATATCGGCGCGGGCACGGGGTCGGTTGCCATCGAAGCGGCCCGCCTCTGTCCCGCGTCCACCGTATATGCCCTAGAGAAAACCGCTGCCGGATTCTCCCTGATCCAGCAAAATGCTGAGCGCTTTCAGGTCAAAAACCTCAAACCTACGCAGGGAAAAGCTCCGGCAGCGCTGAGCCTGCTGCCCGCGCCCGATCGCGTCTTCATTGGCGGCAGCGGCGGGCAGTTGGGCGAAATTCTGGATGATTGCGCCGAGGTGCTGAAGCCGGGAGGACGGATGGTGCTGGCGATCGCCACCCTCGACCATCTGGCGATCGCCCAGACCTGGCTCCAGGCGAACCGCTCCGCCTGGCAACAGCACGCCCTCCAGGTCAACCTTGCCCGCACAGTGCCCGTCGCCGCCCTCACCCGCTTTGCCCCGCTCAACCCCGTCACACTAATCACGCTCCAGCGCAGCGATCGCGCCCCGATACTCAGCTAAGCCAGCCCGCAGTGCTACAATCCTCACCGAGCCGTCTTTTCACACCCCTCACCCCCTTCCCAATGGACACTGCTTTAGAAGCTTTAGAAACAGATATCAGGGCGATCGCCCCCATCATGCCCGCCGATCAGACCCTTTACCTCCTCCTCGCGCTGCATTGCGTCATTGGGCTGGCTGCAACGGCGGTTGCCTATTACAAAGGGCGAAACCTCAGACTTTGGCTATTCCTAGGGCTAACCTGCGGCACAGCAGCACTGCTCGTTGCGCTGGTGATGAAGCGTCAACCCCGCACTGCATGAGGGATTAGCCCATTAGACGCTCGGTGAGATGATCGAAAATCTATTCATGACAAATTATTAGGCAGTGCGAAGAGTTTGCTGCTATAGTGTATGAAGTGTAACTACAACTCTGGCGCTTAACTCTGGTTCTTGAGTCTCTGTGGCGTTAGGAGCCTGTCTTTCATAGGAAAGAGGGTTAGCCCCTTAGAGGTTTCTGTGGTTGTACTCAGGGCCGCGATGCAGGCTGGCGTTATCCCTTTGATGTTTCTTGAGGTAATCCTGCTGTTGAGTGATGCCCATTGGATGATGCACTGACTGACGCTTCGGGTTTAGTTTGAAGTTATATTCGATTGAGCAGTTCGATTGACCGAGTTCCTCTACCCAGTCATTCCCTTCTCTAGAATCCCACCCCACCTTCGGTAAGCTGTTATGCTGCACGCTGATCGTTTCGAGGGCACCCTGCCCAGGCACCTGTATGTTGTTTCCGGTTCTGATGCCGCCTCCCCCACGTCCGACATGCAGCCTCAGGCGTGTAGTTCCGTAGCAGCCCTCCAAGAGCTTCTAGCAAAAGAGGTCAGCCCTAGCAAGCGGGCAGTGATTGAAACCCTGATTAAACTATGGGAAGCAAACCCAAGGGTATACCTTCAGCAGATGGGTTAAGATGTGAGTGACGAAGATCAAGCCCTTAAGAGATTTTTACAAGAATTTGCACGGGGTGATAGAGGTCTAGAGAGTCAGGAGATACAGGACTCGCTTCAAGGACTTCTACAGGCAATCAACCGGGTTCAGAATGCTGAGACTGACGATCCCGCTGAACTTCTAAAGGCTGCTGGGCTAGGCTATACAAGTAATGTCTTAGGTTCCGCTCATCCCAAGCTGGGGCTGAGCGGAAAAATGTTTATGGGGGCGGATCTCAAAGGGGTCGTCCTCATTGGCGCGGA
The Thermoleptolyngbya sichuanensis A183 DNA segment above includes these coding regions:
- the cbiE gene encoding precorrin-6y C5,15-methyltransferase (decarboxylating) subunit CbiE, which encodes MVPIHVVGIGLEGAAGLTAAARQAVNRATLLVGSDRHLAYFPDHAAPKVPLADFHAMLRQIHAYIGAASQAETDADPDTDLSIAVLTSGDPLFFGLGRLLLSEFPADWLTFHPHLSAIQLAFSRVKVPWQDARLVSAHGRSPDTLIQALQQGAAKIAALTDGHNTPPAIARLVCNLDLPGQYHLWVCENLGGADERVQCFAPAELATQQDIPFAPLNVVILLRDAEADAPDLATLPMFGIPDAAFLSFGDRPGLMTKRDVRVLALAELALQPGQVVWDIGAGTGSVAIEAARLCPASTVYALEKTAAGFSLIQQNAERFQVKNLKPTQGKAPAALSLLPAPDRVFIGGSGGQLGEILDDCAEVLKPGGRMVLAIATLDHLAIAQTWLQANRSAWQQHALQVNLARTVPVAALTRFAPLNPVTLITLQRSDRAPILS